In Deferribacteraceae bacterium V6Fe1, one genomic interval encodes:
- a CDS encoding LL-diaminopimelate aminotransferase — MSDFVQNLIAERLGGNMFGKDTKIYKFEKIKRAKKAAIAANPGKELIDMGVGEPDDMADTQIVNVLKEEAMKKENRFYSDNGIQEFKDVAAKYMKERFGVDIDPQTEINHAIGSKPALAMFPFCVINPGDYALMTIPGYPVTGTITKYLGGEVYNLPLLKENNFLPDLDVIPEDIKKKAKLLYLNYPNNPTGALASRDFFKKVVDFAKKNNVVVLHDAAYIELTYGEEQPSFLSVDGAKEVGVEIHSLSKSFNMTGWRMAFVCGNETLVKAFATVKDNNDSGQFIPIQKAAAYALSHPELVTPIREKYKRRLNKLTKILRDNGFFVNEPKGTFYLYFEIPKGTKSGKKFATAEEFCDYLIREKLISSVPWDDAGNFIRFTVTFEAKDLADEDRVINEIAKRLSEEEFIF; from the coding sequence ATGTCAGATTTTGTTCAAAATCTAATTGCTGAAAGACTTGGCGGAAATATGTTTGGCAAGGACACCAAGATTTACAAATTTGAGAAAATAAAAAGGGCAAAAAAGGCAGCTATCGCGGCAAACCCTGGTAAGGAATTAATAGATATGGGTGTCGGAGAGCCTGATGATATGGCAGATACTCAGATTGTAAATGTGCTTAAAGAAGAGGCGATGAAGAAAGAGAATAGATTTTATTCCGATAATGGGATTCAGGAATTTAAAGATGTTGCAGCCAAATATATGAAGGAAAGATTTGGAGTTGATATAGACCCTCAAACAGAGATAAACCATGCTATCGGCTCAAAGCCTGCTTTGGCAATGTTTCCGTTTTGCGTTATAAACCCGGGTGATTATGCATTGATGACCATTCCCGGTTATCCCGTAACCGGAACAATTACAAAATATCTCGGTGGAGAAGTTTACAACTTACCGCTATTAAAAGAAAATAACTTTTTACCAGATTTGGATGTAATCCCGGAGGATATAAAAAAGAAGGCAAAGTTACTTTACTTAAATTACCCGAATAATCCTACAGGGGCATTGGCTAGTAGAGATTTCTTTAAAAAAGTTGTAGATTTTGCGAAGAAAAATAATGTAGTAGTTTTGCATGATGCAGCTTATATAGAATTGACCTATGGTGAAGAGCAGCCGTCCTTTTTGTCTGTTGACGGAGCAAAAGAGGTAGGTGTTGAAATACATTCACTTTCAAAATCCTTTAATATGACAGGCTGGAGAATGGCATTTGTATGTGGTAATGAAACACTTGTAAAAGCCTTTGCCACAGTAAAAGACAATAACGATTCAGGTCAGTTTATTCCTATACAAAAGGCTGCGGCTTATGCCCTTTCTCATCCTGAGTTAGTTACCCCTATTAGGGAAAAATATAAAAGAAGATTGAATAAGCTGACTAAGATTTTAAGAGATAACGGATTCTTTGTGAATGAGCCTAAAGGGACATTCTATCTTTATTTTGAAATTCCAAAGGGGACAAAGAGTGGCAAAAAATTTGCGACTGCTGAAGAGTTCTGCGATTACCTTATCAGAGAAAAGCTTATCTCTTCCGTTCCTTGGGATGATGCCGGCAATTTTATCAGATTTACGGTAACTTTTGAGGCAAAGGATTTGGCTGATGAGGACCGTGTCATAAATGAAATAGCAAAAAGACTTTCTGAGGAAGAATTTATTTTTTAG
- a CDS encoding cation transporter, with product MSNKSVASIVSISVAVMLTIVKGVAGFSIGSLALLSSAVDSTLDILSSSINYFAIKKSEEPPDEKHPFGHGKFESLATFLQSLIILVSGAYILYKSYGKFVAKGKIDNIDSGLYVMIFSIVSTVTLAMYLRYVAKKSDSSILKADAMHYEIDILTNAGILISFFIIKYFGLHVVDPIISAAISLYIIYSAIKLSIEVSKDLLDVELPEAIKGDIIRILDSFDDLHIDFHRVRTRKSGSQKFLDLHLTLCRELSISDAHKIADTIERKLKNKINDLDVTIHIDPCDIKNCPGIDTCNDSKLRIELDKLNKESGG from the coding sequence GTGAGCAATAAATCGGTAGCTTCCATAGTCAGTATAAGTGTTGCCGTTATGCTGACTATAGTAAAAGGTGTTGCAGGGTTTTCTATTGGTTCGCTTGCACTTCTTTCTTCGGCTGTTGATTCAACACTTGATATTTTGTCTTCATCCATAAATTATTTTGCCATAAAAAAATCTGAAGAGCCACCTGATGAAAAACACCCATTCGGACATGGCAAGTTTGAGTCGTTGGCAACATTTTTACAGTCGCTGATAATATTAGTGTCGGGTGCTTATATATTATATAAATCGTATGGGAAGTTTGTAGCAAAAGGTAAAATAGATAATATAGATTCCGGCCTTTATGTGATGATCTTTTCAATAGTATCTACAGTAACTCTAGCAATGTACCTGCGTTATGTTGCCAAAAAATCGGATTCCTCAATATTAAAAGCTGATGCTATGCATTATGAGATAGACATACTGACTAATGCGGGGATTTTGATATCCTTCTTCATTATAAAATATTTTGGACTTCATGTTGTAGACCCTATAATTTCTGCGGCAATTTCTTTATATATTATTTATTCGGCGATAAAACTTAGCATAGAGGTTTCCAAAGATTTGCTTGATGTGGAACTACCTGAGGCAATTAAAGGCGATATAATTAGGATATTGGACAGTTTTGATGATTTACATATCGATTTTCACAGGGTAAGGACAAGAAAGTCGGGCTCACAAAAGTTTCTTGATTTGCACTTGACTCTATGTAGGGAATTAAGTATTTCAGATGCACATAAGATAGCAGATACCATAGAGAGAAAATTAAAAAATAAGATTAATGATTTGGATGTTACGATACATATCGACCCTTGTGATATTAAAAATTGCCCCGGTATTGATACTTGCAATGATTCCAAATTAAGGATAGAGTTAGATAAACTGAATAAAGAAAGTGGAGGATAA